A DNA window from Vagococcus penaei contains the following coding sequences:
- a CDS encoding glucose-1-dehydrogenase, giving the protein MYQDLNGKVAVITGGSKGIGTAISERLGKEKMKVVVNYHSDEAGANQAVEAVKAAGGDGIAVQANVGSEEGVQKLVDVALSEYGTLDLWINNAGMENQCETHKLPLEDWERVINVNLTGVFLGTKAALSYFVENNKKGNIINISSVHEQIPWPTFAHYSASKGGVKLLTETVAMEYANRNIRVNNIGPGAIKTPINAEKFADPEQLQTTKETIPMQRIGNPEEVAAAAAWLASDEASYVTGITLFVDGGMTLYPAFQGGKG; this is encoded by the coding sequence ATGTATCAAGATTTAAATGGCAAAGTTGCTGTAATTACTGGTGGATCAAAGGGTATTGGGACAGCAATTTCAGAACGTTTAGGTAAAGAAAAAATGAAGGTTGTCGTGAATTACCATTCAGATGAAGCTGGAGCCAATCAAGCTGTCGAAGCTGTTAAAGCTGCTGGTGGTGATGGAATTGCTGTTCAAGCAAATGTCGGTAGTGAAGAAGGCGTTCAAAAGCTTGTTGATGTTGCCTTATCTGAATATGGTACATTAGATCTTTGGATTAATAATGCTGGTATGGAAAATCAATGTGAAACACACAAATTACCATTAGAAGATTGGGAACGTGTGATTAACGTTAACTTAACTGGTGTCTTTTTAGGGACTAAAGCCGCGCTAAGTTACTTTGTTGAAAACAATAAAAAAGGTAATATTATCAATATTTCATCAGTGCATGAACAAATTCCTTGGCCAACTTTTGCACACTATTCTGCTTCAAAAGGTGGGGTTAAGTTATTAACTGAAACAGTCGCAATGGAATATGCTAATCGCAATATTCGTGTGAATAATATTGGACCTGGGGCAATTAAAACACCAATCAATGCTGAAAAATTTGCTGATCCAGAACAATTACAAACAACTAAAGAAACTATTCCAATGCAACGAATTGGAAATCCAGAAGAAGTCGCTGCTGCTGCTGCATGGTTAGCATCAGATGAAGCTAGTTACGTGACTGGTATTACGTTGTTTGTTGATGGTGGAATGACGTTGTATC
- the ribF gene encoding riboflavin biosynthesis protein RibF gives MKVIDIHHPYRKNQIPSDDVVLALGFFDGVHRGHQEVIRIAREEANKKGLKLALMTFNHHPSVVFQKVDVSQIKYLTTVEQKAKLMAKLGVDYLYVVEFTSSFASLSPQDFVDQYIVGLNAKIAVAGFDYTYGKADVANMQTLPNYAKGRFEVVTVSEKKEADLKISSTNVRQMMADGQMEDVNHFLGYPYEIDGIVVHGDKRGRLLGYPTANIKPTFQSLIPKVGVYAVKIKVANQWYNGMAQIGHNITFEKDRPMTIEVNILDFNQDIYGEHVAVQWNHFLRPEMKFSGMDGLIKQLQMDEEHTRTYFN, from the coding sequence ATGAAAGTGATTGATATTCATCATCCGTATCGGAAGAATCAAATTCCGTCAGATGATGTTGTGTTAGCTTTAGGTTTTTTTGATGGTGTCCATCGAGGTCATCAAGAAGTGATTCGAATAGCTCGTGAAGAAGCAAATAAAAAAGGATTAAAATTGGCATTGATGACATTCAATCATCATCCGTCAGTTGTCTTTCAAAAAGTTGACGTCTCACAAATAAAATATTTAACAACAGTTGAGCAGAAGGCTAAATTAATGGCTAAATTGGGCGTTGATTATTTATATGTTGTTGAGTTTACCTCGTCATTTGCTAGTTTGTCACCGCAAGATTTTGTGGATCAATATATTGTGGGCTTAAATGCTAAAATTGCAGTGGCAGGTTTTGATTATACTTATGGAAAAGCAGACGTAGCCAATATGCAGACATTGCCAAATTATGCGAAAGGTCGATTTGAAGTCGTGACTGTCTCGGAAAAGAAAGAAGCTGATTTAAAAATTAGTTCAACCAATGTACGGCAAATGATGGCTGATGGTCAAATGGAAGACGTGAATCATTTTTTAGGCTATCCTTATGAAATTGATGGTATCGTCGTTCATGGAGATAAGCGAGGGCGTTTATTAGGCTATCCTACTGCTAATATTAAACCGACATTTCAGTCTTTGATTCCAAAAGTTGGTGTCTATGCGGTTAAAATTAAAGTTGCTAATCAATGGTACAATGGCATGGCGCAAATTGGTCACAATATTACATTCGAAAAAGATCGACCAATGACTATTGAAGTGAACATCCTTGATTTTAATCAAGATATCTACGGTGAACACGTTGCTGTCCAATGGAACCATTTTTTACGTCCAGAAATGAAGTTTTCAGGTATGGACGGTTTAATCAAGCAATTGCAGATGGATGAAGAGCATACTCGCACATATTTTAATTAA
- the truB gene encoding tRNA pseudouridine(55) synthase TruB, translating to MNGIIPLWKPRGMTSHDCVFKLRKILKTKKVGHSGTLDPDVDGVLPICVGRATKVVEYLQDSRKVYQGEVTLGFSTETEDKSGAVIEETPITTPFAEKVIDEAIASFVGTINQQPPMYSAVKVNGKRLYEYARAGETVERPIRQAQIYRYQRTSDIIYDAHTQTQKWSFEVECGKGTYVRTLAVDTGKKLGVAAHMSDLTRLSSGGYTAVDSLTLEEVQEIVSNGKIEETFFALETALSEFKRLDITEAQYAKVKNGAILPNDYFGTVVSDEPVAIFYQESARCIYASHPTKTGLIKPIKVFRND from the coding sequence ATGAACGGAATTATACCATTATGGAAACCACGTGGCATGACAAGTCATGATTGCGTGTTTAAACTACGAAAAATATTAAAAACTAAAAAAGTTGGACATAGTGGCACGCTTGATCCTGATGTCGATGGCGTATTACCAATTTGTGTCGGACGCGCAACAAAAGTTGTTGAATATTTGCAAGATTCACGTAAGGTCTATCAAGGGGAGGTTACATTAGGCTTTTCTACTGAGACAGAAGATAAGAGTGGTGCAGTCATTGAGGAAACGCCAATCACTACCCCTTTCGCAGAAAAAGTGATAGATGAGGCCATCGCAAGCTTTGTGGGGACAATTAATCAACAACCTCCGATGTATTCGGCTGTTAAAGTTAATGGTAAACGCTTATACGAATATGCTCGTGCGGGTGAAACTGTGGAGCGACCAATCCGACAAGCTCAAATTTATCGTTATCAAAGAACGAGTGATATAATTTATGATGCGCATACTCAAACGCAAAAATGGTCGTTTGAAGTCGAATGTGGCAAAGGAACATATGTCCGGACATTAGCAGTAGATACTGGGAAAAAATTGGGTGTTGCTGCGCATATGTCGGATTTAACCCGTTTAAGTAGTGGGGGCTATACAGCTGTTGATAGTTTGACACTTGAAGAAGTTCAAGAAATTGTAAGTAATGGTAAGATTGAAGAAACGTTCTTTGCTCTTGAAACCGCACTAAGTGAATTTAAACGACTCGATATAACTGAAGCTCAATATGCTAAAGTTAAAAATGGCGCTATTTTACCAAATGATTATTTTGGCACGGTCGTTTCTGATGAACCGGTTGCTATTTTCTATCAAGAGTCTGCGCGTTGTATATATGCTAGTCATCCAACTAAAACTGGATTAATTAAACCAATAAAAGTATTTCGAAATGATTAA
- a CDS encoding transporter substrate-binding domain-containing protein gives MALLSIVTLTTLAACGKQTSDTTQSKKESENTDKKEWVVATSGTLFPSSYYNDDNKLTGYDVEIVNELAKRLDKKVTYKEYNVDGMLTSVQKGSADFAANDFSLSGKRKDKFALSIPIKYSFGSMIVRESDDSGIKSLNDLKGKKSAGEATTSYMKIAEKKGAELVSYDNATNDQYLTDVANGRTDVILNDYYKQKMAIQAMPEIPVKILEDVYFNEEQSGLLFKKENVALREEIDRQLEAMKKDGTLKKLSEQFFQADVLEKPDVTITETIAVD, from the coding sequence ATTGCATTATTATCTATTGTAACACTAACAACTCTAGCTGCGTGTGGTAAACAAACATCTGATACCACCCAATCTAAGAAAGAGTCTGAAAATACGGATAAAAAAGAGTGGGTTGTTGCAACCTCAGGAACACTTTTCCCATCATCTTACTACAATGATGACAATAAATTAACCGGCTACGATGTTGAAATCGTTAATGAGTTGGCAAAACGGTTGGACAAAAAAGTAACCTATAAAGAATATAATGTTGACGGTATGTTAACATCTGTCCAAAAAGGCTCGGCCGACTTTGCAGCTAATGATTTTTCTTTATCTGGTAAACGTAAAGACAAATTTGCTTTGTCAATTCCCATTAAATACTCATTTGGTAGTATGATTGTCCGTGAATCAGATGATTCTGGCATTAAGTCCCTAAATGATTTAAAAGGTAAAAAATCGGCTGGTGAAGCTACGACATCTTATATGAAAATCGCAGAAAAAAAAGGTGCTGAGCTTGTCAGCTACGACAATGCAACAAATGATCAGTATCTAACTGATGTTGCAAATGGACGGACAGATGTTATCTTGAATGATTACTACAAACAAAAAATGGCTATTCAAGCCATGCCTGAGATTCCAGTTAAAATTTTAGAAGACGTTTATTTTAACGAAGAACAAAGCGGATTGCTCTTTAAAAAAGAGAATGTTGCCTTACGTGAAGAAATCGACCGCCAATTGGAAGCCATGAAGAAAGACGGTACATTGAAAAAACTTTCTGAACAGTTTTTCCAAGCCGATGTCCTTGAAAAACCAGACGTAACGATTACAGAAACCATTGCAGTTGACTAA
- a CDS encoding amino acid ABC transporter permease — translation MLMTYIPTLDMTLFFESIPFVLQGLPYTILISLLSFLFGNIIGLILTTLSMVKIKPLTLLIRFYISFLRGTPGIVLLFILYFGLPIQLHPVVAAIICFSLSSSAFLVEIYRGAIYGVDKGQWEAATALGLPFLKIMQKIILPQAMRLAIPSLGNVAVDILKGSSLAAMITVPDIFQKAKIVGGREFDFLTMYLLVACIYWILCLLINFIQQRLEKRFNQFYQQA, via the coding sequence ATGCTTATGACGTACATACCTACACTTGATATGACACTATTTTTCGAATCAATCCCTTTTGTTTTACAAGGGCTTCCTTATACGATACTCATTAGTTTATTATCGTTTCTTTTTGGAAATATAATCGGCCTAATATTAACAACATTATCCATGGTTAAAATAAAACCTTTGACGTTATTAATCCGTTTTTACATCTCCTTTTTACGTGGGACACCTGGAATTGTCTTACTATTTATTTTATACTTTGGCTTACCTATTCAATTACACCCAGTTGTCGCTGCGATTATTTGTTTCAGTTTAAGTAGTAGTGCTTTCTTAGTTGAAATTTACCGTGGTGCCATCTACGGTGTCGATAAAGGACAATGGGAAGCAGCAACGGCACTTGGTTTACCTTTTTTAAAAATTATGCAAAAAATTATTTTGCCGCAAGCCATGCGACTGGCTATTCCATCACTAGGAAATGTTGCTGTCGATATATTAAAAGGCTCATCACTAGCCGCAATGATTACCGTTCCAGATATTTTTCAAAAAGCCAAAATTGTTGGTGGTCGTGAATTTGATTTTCTAACTATGTATCTACTGGTAGCATGTATTTACTGGATACTATGTTTGCTAATCAACTTTATTCAACAGCGTCTCGAAAAGCGCTTCAATCAATTCTATCAACAAGCTTAA
- a CDS encoding M42 family metallopeptidase: MKKQIERIKQLSDLPGVSGFEDDVVRFVREDWQKIGDTHTDSLKNLYVELPKNSWNRPLIQLDAHSDEVGLIVQAIKPNGLIQFLPVGGWIPSNLAAQKVKIRNSSGEYISGIITSKPPHFMTETERAQGVSMQSLAIDVGASSKEEVLTDYGVTIGSPIVPDVECSFNERNGLFTGKAFDCRIGVACLMEVLAELASDELRDAAYDVVGTLTSQEEVGLRGAEVAAKRVKPDLAIVFEGCPADDTSVDEFLVQSALNQGPMLRYFDVSMITNPEWQQYALDIAKEHQIPVQVSVRSGGGTNGAAITRYNGAPAIVVGIPVRYAHTHHCYVSLDDYLAAKELVLALLRSLTESRLNHLLHPLD, translated from the coding sequence ATGAAAAAGCAAATTGAGCGAATTAAGCAGTTATCTGATTTACCTGGTGTGTCAGGTTTTGAAGATGACGTTGTCCGTTTTGTGCGAGAAGATTGGCAGAAAATTGGTGATACACATACCGATAGTTTGAAAAATTTATATGTTGAATTACCTAAAAATAGTTGGAATCGGCCGCTGATTCAATTAGATGCGCACAGCGATGAAGTGGGGTTAATTGTTCAAGCGATTAAGCCAAATGGATTAATTCAATTTTTACCAGTTGGTGGTTGGATTCCTAGCAATTTAGCTGCTCAAAAAGTTAAAATTCGTAATAGTAGTGGAGAATACATCTCGGGTATTATTACCAGTAAACCACCACATTTTATGACAGAGACGGAAAGAGCGCAGGGCGTTTCGATGCAATCTCTAGCAATTGATGTCGGTGCTTCCTCGAAAGAAGAAGTACTAACTGATTATGGTGTGACAATTGGTTCACCGATAGTTCCTGATGTTGAGTGTTCATTTAATGAACGCAATGGACTTTTTACTGGTAAAGCTTTCGATTGTCGGATAGGTGTTGCTTGTTTGATGGAAGTATTGGCTGAGTTAGCATCTGATGAATTAAGGGATGCTGCTTATGATGTTGTTGGTACGTTAACTTCACAGGAAGAAGTTGGTTTGCGCGGAGCTGAAGTAGCGGCAAAGCGGGTAAAACCTGATTTAGCGATTGTGTTTGAAGGTTGTCCAGCCGACGATACATCAGTTGATGAGTTCTTGGTTCAATCGGCCCTTAATCAAGGTCCTATGTTACGTTATTTTGATGTCTCGATGATTACCAATCCAGAATGGCAACAGTACGCATTAGATATTGCAAAAGAACATCAAATTCCAGTCCAAGTATCGGTGCGTAGTGGTGGTGGAACAAACGGTGCAGCAATTACGCGGTATAATGGGGCGCCAGCTATTGTTGTGGGTATTCCTGTACGTTATGCCCATACACATCATTGTTATGTATCGCTAGACGATTATCTTGCCGCTAAAGAATTAGTACTAGCTCTATTGCGTTCACTAACTGAATCACGACTAAACCATCTGTTACATCCACTTGATTAA